From a region of the Arvicanthis niloticus isolate mArvNil1 chromosome 6, mArvNil1.pat.X, whole genome shotgun sequence genome:
- the Ubtd2 gene encoding ubiquitin domain-containing protein 2 — MGGCVGAQHDSSGSLNENSDGTGVALGRNQPLKKEKPKWKSDYPMTDGQLRSKRDEFWDTAPAFEGRKEIWDALKAAAHAFESNDHELAQAIIDGANITLPHGALTECYDELGNRYQLPVYCLAPPINMIEEKSDIETLDIPEPPPNSGHESQLRLRLSTGKDLKLVVRSTDTVFHMKRRLHAAEGVEPGSQRWFFSGRPLTDKMKLEELKIPKDYVVQVIVSQPVQNPTPVEN; from the exons ttgCTCTAGGTCGTAACCAGCCTTTGAAAAAGGAGAAACCAAAATGGAAAAGCGACTATCCAATGACAGATGGACAACTGCGCAGCAAGAGGGATGAATTCTGGGACACTGCACCAGCTTTTGAAGGCCGGAAAGAGATCTGGGATGCCTTGAAGGCTGCTGCACATGCTTTTGAAAGCAATGATCATGAACTGGCACAGGCAATCATTGACGGTGCAAACATAACACTACCACACG GTGCACTGACAGAGTGCTACGATGAGCTGGGGAACCGATACCAGCTGCCAGTCTATTGCCTGGCACCACCAATCAACATGATAGAGGAAAAGAGTGACATTGAGACTCTGGATATTCCTGAGCCACCTCCCAATTCTGGACACGAATCTCAGCTCCGTCTGCGGCTCTCCACAGGCAAAGACCTCAAGCTTGTGGTCCGCAGCACAGACACGGTGTTTCACATGAAGAGGCGTTTACATGCCGCAGAGGGTGTGGAGCCAGGCAGCCAGCGGTGGTTCTTCTCTGGCAGGCCTCTCACGGATAAGATgaagctggaggagctgaagatcCCCAAGGACTATGTGGTGCAGGTTATAGTGAGCCAGCCTGTGCAAAACCCAACCCCAGTGGAGAACTGA
- the Efcab9 gene encoding EF-hand calcium-binding domain-containing protein 9 isoform X2 — protein MHSAKPRDVLFFHFLRHVTNLTNTQIKMIFDLLDWTAIGEIGFDQFYMLVCIVLAHQNHLEDHFMYRHSRPVFDLLDLDGELNIGATNFENYRFLFNIKKQELRDLFHDFDITGDRLLNYKEFKLYTIFCTDKSIDRKKRRKDREAAREREKEKGKDKEKYLHLNKMYSSMISHRSLL, from the exons atgtgctgttctttcatttcctccGGCACGTGACTAACCTGACCAACACCCAGATCAAGATGATATTTGACCTCCTGGACTGGACGGCTATAGGAGAGATTGGTTTTGACCAGTTCTATATGTTGGTTTGCATAGTGCTGGCACATCAG aaCCATCTGGAAGATCACTTTATGTACCGCCATTCCCGGCCAGTTTTTGACTTGCTTGATTTGGATGGGGAGTTGAATATAGGTGCGACCAATTTTGAAAACTACAGATTTCTCTTCAATATTAAAAAGCAGGAGCTCCGAGACCTTTTCCATGACTTTGACATCACAGGTGACCGA CTGCTTAATTACAAGGAATTTAAACTGTACACAATCTTCTGCACTGACAAGTCCATcgacaggaagaaaaggaggaaagacagagaggcagcaagagagagagagaaagagaaagggaaagataaGGAGAAGTATCTTCATCTCAACAAGATGTACTCATCTATGATAAGTCACAGGAGTCTCCTGTGA